ggcagctaaattactcaattgtgtactaccaatattttatgtttatttttatttttttaaagaacgtctagggccctgtgccgaggtttttcttgcagcttcttttccccggctatacaggttgtgagaagctgcagtagttttaggcggatgagacgttcgttgtgtaaaaattgacgattcaaagtgtaactatgttacctactgaataaagatatttttgaatttgaatttgagtccTTATTGCTGGGGTAGAtacataataagtaggtaggtacttatttatctgTCAAAAAATCAGACAAGTCCAAGTGAGAGGCAAAGAACCACACCCATTATGTTAACAGTGATGTTTTTGTgggaatatttttttgattttgaaacTTGTTTTAACACTTTCGTTGTTTTCACAGTGAAGAAGCCATTAAAGCATCAAACAAACAATTAGACGGCTCCGCTTTAGAAGACCACATCTACAAGATAACATCAACACGCGACGAATATCTTCGGCTCGTCTATAATCTGGAGAGTCGTTTCATCAAGAAAGACAGTGACAGAACTGGCAATCGCCGTGCAACAGGTATGATAGATATGTTTGACATTATTCTATGctctgggggattaaaatggccacatcgaagcaattaatctaagaaagcaatattgcaatttgacatttgcgcatataaaagtaggtaagtgcgcaatgcaaagaaatgtcaaacagcaataggtattgctttcttagattaattgcttgaAAGGTATGCTTCTCATTCGATCGATCATCGAATACCCAACTAAACCTTTTAccaaatgagggactttccaatcgacgttccccaaacacacgttAGATAGCGTtcttcacttttaacgtgataattacctatttccttaTTGCTGGggcaggtacataattattcaaaaatgtaatgtatggcagaagcacatatataaaactaattgttgcttgatatttggatcacattatgtatagaacgatgttgctacctatgttgcttctctttattttgatcagaataataatgggtggaacttgtaattgtaccttggtgtaataaaaatggtcatcatttatacgcaaaaacaaagataaaagatgcatattatgtcgGTCGGTACtccgtgaaattagaagtttaaacaaagaaaaacttaacaacgccatctatcgtgttttaggggaacgccgattggaaagtccctcattgaggcttttacccgtattctaagatgttcactcaACTCTTGCTCAAATCTGCCCTCAGTTGAGTCGACCTCGAACTCAACTCAAAATCGGTACTCGTAacggcgcctcaaccttaactcgagtttTCTCTAGTATGGCATGcagtcattatttttattttattatgttggcTCTGTAATATGCTCTATGTTAtcctccagtgagtaaagtcctcaaatcgaggacgtaaatgtcaacttaaaataccaaaatgcgaagggaacattctcggcagtaaaaaggcaaaatttatgttaaaagatctttattttctAGCCCGTAGGCAGATAggggtgctaattcctgcagacgccatctaattttattttaagttatacctgtcattttcttatccgcacgaaaaggaaagggacgggtaatcgacaggcataaaatttttgacgactgcttcgctgaacacccaaagtgtgctcctggtggtagaacgAGTAAATTTTGTATGATCCGTAGTGCTCCTTTGGTGGTTTGGTGGAGCACATCTTATGTCGTTATAGTTATGGTTCCACTTTACCCCTACAAAGGATGGAACACatgatgactattttatttgcACTTGACTCTGAAGAGTACTTCAAATAtttcaagtacttatttcattttagtagTCCCTCCAATGTGTTCATAACTTAAAAGGAGCACGACAGGTAACTCAAAAGTTTCCCTTCTGTACCACTAAAGGGGCACAACAGAGCATTAGAATTTACCcgttctaccaccaggagcacactttgggtgttcagcgGAGCAATCGTCAAATttttggaatacacgtcaattttaagcagaaatctaaaacaaccgtctaaaaattttacattggacaatacataaacagcctatatacgtcccactgctgggcacaggcctcccctcaatcaaccggagggggtatggagcatactccaccacgctgctccactgcgggttggtggaggtgtttttacggctaatagccgggaccaacggcttaacgtgccctccgaagcacggaatcatcttactttttcggacaatcaggtgattcaagcctgaaaagtccttaccaaacaaaggacagtctcacaaagtgatttcgacaatgtccccatcgggaatcgaacccggacctccagatcgtgagcctaacgctctaaccactagaccacggacgctgttactagaccacggaggctgttacattggccaataaccccacagaattaagtagacagcgcgtcaaacggattacataccagcgagatgcctattttattcgcccgggttattcattcgttttaaaattaacttgttgacaatcatccgtccctttccttttcgacggataagaaaatgacggatataacttaaaataaaattaggcggtgtctgcaggaatcggggccaggatcaaagtaaaatacgcaataagcaatttgaaaaataagaaGTCAGTGTCCTTATTACCAGAGGAACACTCTTGGGAACTGCACATCGCTGAGTATGATAAATGTGAATAATGTCTATCATCTCTTCCGTACTGTATACTGCGAAAGACACACATTTCTCATCTCTTTCGCACTTGGCGATATActacatatacgtacatatatatgTATCCTGCTCTCATTCTAATACTACGTTAAaagtatatacgtcccactgctgggcacaggcctcccctcaatcaaccggagggggtatggagcatactccaccacgctgctccaatgcgggttggtggaggtgtttttacggctaatagccgggaccaacggcttaacgtgccctccgaagcacggaatcatcttactttttcggacaatcaagcctgaaaattccttaccaaacaaaagacagtctcacaaagtgatttcgacaatatccccatcgggaatcgaacccggacctgacGGGTGTTAAACTGACCCTACTCAACTTAAAATGGTCagtaatgacgttccgattccaaggtgtcatactatcttttatgtatgaaccatcaatgacccatggtctctgcccgtgaaagggttaaaagagCTTTATTTTCTAGCCCTTAGGCAGATAGGGGTGCTAAATCAGTTGAGTGAACATCTtggaatcgtgagcctaacgctctaaccactagaccacggaggctgttggaaAAGGGATATATTTAATGgtattttcaaaaatacatgGTTCTATGATAATTTTGCGGTGACACTACTGATATTGTCTTCCCGTACTCTGAAACTCACCCATCTGACCTATTAGGAGTCTAgtgtagtgatgtaacgaattcGCATTCGCATATTTCTTCACATTCGCATTCTCAAAAACCCTGCTAATTTCGAGCGAAGAACTTTCAGAAAAAAATACGCGTGCCATTGGAAATAAATTTAGGTTTAACActctagcatagaataaggaataatactaagcatagaacggcaactccccgctccccaccagcggctgagctaggtttaccttaccctttagtcttcaatcgtatgggcgtcagacgtcacatacacagatgcgcgtgtacgataacgtcaatgtgtagtgtctatgtaaaacgaggcttttgtatgaagtgtccggtgtgccTCTagctgccgggtctgcatgacaaccacgctgcgcgcggcgcgaattatatcgaccgtttggaccaataaacgatacgaatgctatctacgtagatagacgtcaaaCGAAACACCACGTAGCGTAGTTGGCATGTCTTTCGAAGCTGAATGGTTTTGCGCgattggtatttttttataaattaaaaaaaaaaacaataatctgCGGCTACTGCGCGTTTTTTGGGAATTAAGACGATTTTTATGTCTACGGTGGCTAGCGTATTATTATTTAGCTCATTTCTTAATTTCAGGTCCCGACACCTGTATTGTGTGTATTTGGTGTCAAAATGGAGCCATCGGTATATGACGCTAGATTTAATACGTTGACAGTcctcatacaaaatgttttgacttccatgtaagtcccgcatattacctTAATTTTTATTAGTCCTGTTAAAaacggaaataataataaatgtattataaacACTTCACAATACCTATTGAGTGCAATAGGAACCATATCTCTTACTATCATGAAAAATTAGAACTTTCAAAGGCCGCACTCAGGGCACTGAAcaagtatgggtcacggacgtatggagctaggccgtcatgacccatatatggatcactggactgtcaacgtgttaaaaacTGCATATTCGCATTCGCGTAGGTATATCGGCGGTAGATATTCGCGAATGTCAATAAATCaataagtattcgttacatcactaaccTAGAGGATCTGTCGTCGCTATGTATGGATAATTAAACCTATCTATCTATAtggtctgtttcagacgatgtAGACAGTGATCTGGAGGTATTTCTAGTCATGACAATACATGCTGACGGAAGACAAGAGATTTACGACGAACAACTCAATCGTTACCTGAACCGTTTGTAAAACTCATGTTTTTAGCAGAAAAACGACTCAAAATGCATCTCTTTGCTGTCAATCCAGTTTGGAGCACTTTTTTCCTTATTATTCACGagattttaaaaggaaattaataaaaagtaattactaCATGAAAGCAAGATGGAttatttaacacgttgacagttcAGTGACCCATATACGAGTCATGACgcactagctccatacgtccgtgacccatatacgggtcatgacgcactagctccatacgtccgtgacccatatacgggtcatgacgcactagctccatacgtccgtgacccatatacgggtcatgacgcactagctccatacgtccgtgacccatatacgggtcatgacgcactagctccatacgtccgtgacccatatacGGCTCACTCAGTAAGTCACTAaggtaattattacattaaagctgtacaacgccatctatattgattttggtgaacgtagcctggaaagtccttcagtATAACCTTACCTACACGTCTTCTCaagccaaaaataaataaataattttagtaGATATCTTATACCTTGTACTTTTTAGACTAGAAAtgtttatataagtatgtacttatgtcttattatatgtataaaaataaataaataaataaatattttttatgtattataattattattaccctTATTAAGTACTCAAGCTCAGAGTTGCTTCTGGATTAATTTTccactacatttttttttctattactttTTGGTGGAGGTACAGTATATAAGGAAAATCAACGTCTCTATAAACGCATGTACTTACCAAAATAAAACCGACATACAAAATAACAATACATGAACCGATCGTTATGTAACTTCGGCAGAGAGCCGCCATGTCGACGCGTGCGCTTGACAACTCtcattataatttatctgaGTACTCAACTAAGATAAGTgggttttttttacgtgacttattgtagatttgccgcagatggcattaacttggccggacaaacggggcgTGCTGAAGGCTGGGTAAGTGGgcagatagaatagaatagaatagaataattttatttgcttggatacatggttgttacaagatggtcacaattttatgtataaggatctcatgataacaagaaaaatacaagtaaattgtgtttataataatatttgaattcaggaaatataaattataataaaatctgtTAGGCATACACACTCAACAATCtctaacacatacatacataacatagctGGCTGACGAAAAGTGGGTGactcctctgcctaccccttcggagatacaggcgtgatgttatgttaaaatctGTTAGGTGATGTTCGCTTGTTATGTGTCTGTTGTATCTCCATGAcgctatttctttttatttctttcttcgTCTGACGAGTGTGTTGGACTGTCAATTTTTAAACGCAATTTCCCTAAAATAGGACTTTTATGAGgtttctttttatctttgttcttGTCCTGTTTCTTGTCTTTTTCCTCTTCTTCCTTAACCATAAAGTCTTCGACACCCCATATAGATTGGGCTCTAGCAGCTCTTGCCTTTGTACTAGACGGTTCCTCGTCCGATTCATCTTCCGATGAGTGTGAGTCAGCCATTACCCGCACTCTACTACTCTTCTCGTCCTCACTCGGTTCTGGTATTTTGACTTTCCCTTTCCCGCTCTTGTCATCTTTC
This portion of the Pectinophora gossypiella chromosome 1, ilPecGoss1.1, whole genome shotgun sequence genome encodes:
- the LOC126371094 gene encoding mediator of RNA polymerase II transcription subunit 15-like isoform X2 encodes the protein MDAEIEAGRFLNQTLGAWGDSWRSPLFRQDIIRKLEEAIKASNKQLDGSALEDHIYKITSTRDEYLRLVYNLESRFIKKDSDRTGNRRATGPDTCIVCIWCQNGAIGI
- the LOC126371094 gene encoding uncharacterized protein LOC126371094 isoform X1, with the protein product MDAEIEAGRFLNQTLGAWGDSWRSPLFRQDIIRKLEEAIKASNKQLDGSALEDHIYKITSTRDEYLRLVYNLESRFIKKDSDRTGNRRATDDVDSDLEVFLVMTIHADGRQEIYDEQLNRYLNRL